CGCCTATTCTTATGCACTTGATCGAAAGTGGCATTCCTTTTAGTGAGTTTGTGGTCATGATGCAAAAAGAAGTGGCGGATCGCATTTCAGCCCAACCTAACACCAAGGCTTACGGTAGCTTGTCGATTGCGGTTCAGTACTACATGACAGCCAAGGTTGCCTTTATCGTGCCGCGTACAGTCTTTGTGCCAGCGCCAAATGTGGATTCAGCTATTTTGAAAATGGTGCGTCGTCCAGAGCCAGCCGTAGCAGTGGAAGACGAGAACTTCTTCTTTAAGGTTTCCAAGGCTAGTTTCACCCATCGCCGTAAGACCTTGTGGAACAACTTGACGGGCTACTTTGGCAAGACTGAAGAAGTCAAGGATAAATTGACCAAGGCCTTGGATCAAGCGGGCTTGTCACCAAGTGTGCGTGGGGAAGCTCTCAGCTTGGCAGAATTCGCCAGTCTAGCAGATGCACTTAAAGGGCAAGGACTCTAAGATGCAGGGACAAATCATTAAAGCCTTGGCAGGTTTCTACTATGTGGAGAGTGAGGGTCAGGTTTATCAGACACGCGCGCGTGGGAATTTCCGTAAAAAAGGCCATACACCTTACGTTGGGGATTGGGTAGATTTCTCTGCCGAGGAAAATTCAGAAGGTTATATCCTCAAAATTCACGAACGGAAAAACAGCTTGGTCCGTCCGCCCATTGTCAATATTGACCAAGCTGTAGTAATCATGTCAGTCAAGGAACCTGATTTTAACAGCAATTTGCTGGATCGTTTCTTGGTTCTTTTGGAGCACAAGGACATCCATCCCATCGTTTATATTTCCAAAATGGACCTACTGGAAGATAGAGGGGAACTGGATTTTTACCAACAGACCTATGGTGATATCGGCTATGACTTTGTGACCAGTAAAGAAGAACTTTTGCCCTTGTTAACAGGCAAGGTTACAGTCTTTATGGGGCAGACAGGTGTTGGGAAGTCAACTCTTCTCAATAAAATCGCACCAGACCTCAATCTTGAAACAGGAGAAATTTCAGACAGTCTGGGTCGCGGGCGCCACACTACTCGAGCAGTTAGTTTTTATAATCTCAATGGAGGTAAAATCGCCGACACACCAGGTTTTTCATCCTTGGACTATGAAGTGTCAACGGCGGAAGACCTCAATCAGGCCTTTCCAGAGATTGCTAGTGTCAGCCGAAACTGCAAATTCCGCACTTGTACCCATACCCATGAGCCGTCCTGTGCAGTGAAGCCGGCAGTAGAAGAGGGTATCATTGCGTCCTTCCGTTTTGACAACTACCTGCAATTCCTCAGTGAGATTGAAAATCGCAGAGAAACCTATAAAAAAGTCAGCAAAAAAATTCCAAAATAAGGAGAAACCTATGTCTCAATACAAGATTGCTCCGTCAATTCTGGCAGCAGATTATGCCAACTTTGAGCGTGAAATCAAACGTCTAGAAGCAACTGGTGCAGAATATGCCCATATCGATATCATGGATGGTCACTTTGTACCACAAATCAGTTTTGGTGCAGGTGTGGTCGAAGCTCTTCGACCTCATAGCAAGATGGTCTTTGACTGCCACTTGATGGTAGCTAATCCAGAGCATCATTTAGAAGACTTTGCGCGTGCGGGAGCGGATATCATCAGCATCCATGTGGAAGCAACGCCCCATATTCATGGTGCCCTCCAAAAAATTCGTTCACTCGGTGTTAAGCCTTCAGTCGTTATCAATCCTGGCACACCAGTTGAAGCCGTCAAGCACGTACTTTATCTAGTTGACCAAGTTTTAGTCATGACGGTTAATCCAGGTTTTGGTGGGCAAGCCTTTCTACCAGAGACCATGGATAAAGTCCGTGAGTTGGTTGCTTTTCGTGATGAAAAAGGCTTGAACTTTGAAATCGAAGTGGATGGCGGGATTGATGATCAAACTATTGCCCAAGCCAAAGAAGCTGGTGCGACCGTTTTTGTAGCAGGTTCCTATGTCTTTAAGGGAGATGTCAATGAGCGAGTACAAACTCTCAGAAAACAACTGGACTAAGGTTGCCGTTTTTGCAGGCGGAGACCGTGGTCATTATCGGACGGACTTTGATTGCTTTGTTGGTGTGGATCGGGGCTCGCTCTGGGTCTTGGAAGAAAACCTTCCTCTTGCTCTAGCGGTTGGAGATTT
The Streptococcus toyakuensis genome window above contains:
- the rsmA gene encoding 16S rRNA (adenine(1518)-N(6)/adenine(1519)-N(6))-dimethyltransferase RsmA — its product is MRIADYSVTKAVLERHGFTFKKSFGQNFLTDTNILQKIVDTAEIDDQVNVIEIGPGIGALTEFLAERAAQVMAFEIDHRLVPILADTLRDFDNVTVVNEDILKVDLAQHIQNFKNPDLPIKVVANLPYYITTPILMHLIESGIPFSEFVVMMQKEVADRISAQPNTKAYGSLSIAVQYYMTAKVAFIVPRTVFVPAPNVDSAILKMVRRPEPAVAVEDENFFFKVSKASFTHRRKTLWNNLTGYFGKTEEVKDKLTKALDQAGLSPSVRGEALSLAEFASLADALKGQGL
- the rsgA gene encoding ribosome small subunit-dependent GTPase A, with product MQGQIIKALAGFYYVESEGQVYQTRARGNFRKKGHTPYVGDWVDFSAEENSEGYILKIHERKNSLVRPPIVNIDQAVVIMSVKEPDFNSNLLDRFLVLLEHKDIHPIVYISKMDLLEDRGELDFYQQTYGDIGYDFVTSKEELLPLLTGKVTVFMGQTGVGKSTLLNKIAPDLNLETGEISDSLGRGRHTTRAVSFYNLNGGKIADTPGFSSLDYEVSTAEDLNQAFPEIASVSRNCKFRTCTHTHEPSCAVKPAVEEGIIASFRFDNYLQFLSEIENRRETYKKVSKKIPK
- the rpe gene encoding ribulose-phosphate 3-epimerase, with translation MSQYKIAPSILAADYANFEREIKRLEATGAEYAHIDIMDGHFVPQISFGAGVVEALRPHSKMVFDCHLMVANPEHHLEDFARAGADIISIHVEATPHIHGALQKIRSLGVKPSVVINPGTPVEAVKHVLYLVDQVLVMTVNPGFGGQAFLPETMDKVRELVAFRDEKGLNFEIEVDGGIDDQTIAQAKEAGATVFVAGSYVFKGDVNERVQTLRKQLD